In Miscanthus floridulus cultivar M001 chromosome 5, ASM1932011v1, whole genome shotgun sequence, one genomic interval encodes:
- the LOC136455094 gene encoding uncharacterized protein, with product MKGVFLMELEEGEEDPLSNDISNLEISLHALTGLGHVISMMLLVMIVGVPLKALVDTSSTHTFIHTEVAACLGLSISSRDGLSMLVMNGDRVCSPGVCLAREVLIYEEPFSIDCVALDLGGFDLVLSVQWLCSLGPIVWDFDALSMAFWYQGRAHIWTGLGSKVLVAHAIADPRTILEKLLLSYVDIFKEPHRLPPSRRHDHCIHLIPGSPTVAVWPYRYPQLLKDEIERQCDDM from the coding sequence ATGAAGGGTGTCTTCCTCATGGAGCTTGAGGAAGGCGAGGAGGACCCGCTCAGCAATGACATCTCTAACTTGGAGATCTCCCTGCACGCATTGACTGGCCTCGGCCATGTTATTTCTATGATGTTATTGGTGATGATTGTGGGTGTTCCACTTAAAGCGTTGGTTGATACCAGCAGCACGCACACCTTCATCCATACGGAGGTGGCCGCTTGCCTAGGCTTGTCAATCTCGTCACGTGATGGGTTGTCCATGTTGGTCATGAATGGTGATCGTGTCTGTAGCCCCGGCGTGTGCCTTGCCAGGGAGGTTCTCATCTACGAGGAACCCTTCTCCATCGACTGTGTCGCCCTCGACTTGGGTGGCTTTGACTTGGTTCTTAGTGTTCAGTGGCTGTGCTCTTTGGGGCCCATCGTTTGGGACTTTGATGCCCTCTCGATGGCCTTTTGGTACCAAGGGCGTGCTCACATATGGACCGGCCTAGGCAGCAAGGTGTTGGTTGCCCATGCTATCGCCGATCCCCGAACTATATTAGAGAAGCTGCTGTTGTCCTATGTAGACATCTTCAAGGAGCCACACAGGCTACCTCCAAGCCGACGCCATGACCACTGTATCCACCTCATCCCTGGCTCCCCAACAGTGGCTGTGTGGCCCTATCGCTACCCACAGCTCCTCAAGGATGAGATTGAGCGGCAGTGTGATGATATGTAG